From Deltaproteobacteria bacterium, a single genomic window includes:
- a CDS encoding ABC transporter permease — protein MKALRSIAIIAAALVIWELVCRLAHVSPAILPPPSQVARKWWEYLVTGELPRDAAATLLRVAVGFAIGAGLALPLGLWMGARDRVYEVFNPLVQLLRPIPPIAYIPLAILWFGLGNPPAFFLISLGAFFPVLMNTIAGVRNVDAIYVRAAQNLGAPGRTLFWRVLFPAAMPSILAGMRVGVGVAFIVVIVAEMIAVNSGLGYRILEAREYFWSDKILAGMISIGVIGLGIDTVMARINDRLLRWHRGLEHA, from the coding sequence ATGAAGGCGCTGCGCTCCATCGCGATCATCGCCGCCGCGCTCGTCATCTGGGAGCTGGTGTGCCGTCTCGCGCACGTGAGCCCGGCCATCCTTCCGCCGCCGTCGCAGGTGGCCCGCAAGTGGTGGGAGTACCTGGTCACCGGCGAGCTGCCGCGGGATGCCGCCGCGACGCTCTTGCGCGTCGCGGTCGGCTTCGCCATCGGCGCCGGCCTTGCGCTGCCGCTCGGCCTCTGGATGGGAGCGCGCGACCGCGTCTATGAAGTGTTCAACCCGCTGGTGCAACTGCTCCGCCCCATCCCGCCCATCGCCTACATCCCTCTTGCCATTCTCTGGTTCGGGCTGGGGAACCCGCCCGCCTTCTTCCTCATCTCGCTCGGCGCGTTCTTTCCAGTGCTGATGAACACCATCGCCGGCGTCCGCAACGTGGACGCGATCTACGTCCGCGCGGCGCAGAACCTCGGGGCACCTGGGCGGACACTCTTTTGGCGCGTCCTCTTCCCCGCAGCGATGCCCTCCATCCTCGCCGGAATGCGCGTCGGGGTCGGCGTGGCGTTCATCGTGGTGATCGTGGCGGAGATGATCGCCGTCAACAGTGGCCTTGGATACCGGATCCTCGAAGCCCGCGAGTATTTCTGGAGCGACAAGATCCTCGCCGGGATGATCTCCATCGGCGTGATCGGCCTCGGCATCGACACCGTGATGGCGCGGATCAACGATCGCCTGCTCCGCTGGCACCGCGGGCTCGAGCATGCCTGA